CGTTACAACGATCAACGAAAACGTCTGAGGCACTTACATATACTCCGGCTTGTGCGCTCTGCGTAGTGACTACACAAGATTCAAACACAACGCGCCTGGAGGCAGAGACTTTAAAAGCTCCCACCGCTGTCGTAGACGTTGCTGTAAACCCCTTAATTACAAAGACCCCATGACTGTTGTTGACCTCTATAGAGGTCACGCTCACATTTCCCGAAGCGGTAAGAGCAAACAAGTCTGATGTAACAAAACCCGTGATAATAACCGCCTCAGCATAGGTCCCTGCCGCCACATTGATATTTATGGTATTATTAGCCATTTTTGGAATCGCTTTAACCGCTCTGCCTATCGTCCTGAAAGCCCCACCCGCCGTATTCCCCAACCCCGTATTCCCATCATTCCCATCCGTCCGGACGTAATAGGTAATATCCGCTGTAGTCTGCTGCGGTGTAGTCACTAGATTTGCCTTGCCATTCCAGGCCGTCTTCTCCGCATCGGTTACGAAGCGGTTGGACGAGTCCTGGACGATGACCGATGGCGAATGCGTGGAAGGATGCACATAATTATTAGCCCCCTGCGCCACACTATCCAGCTTCGACTTGTCCGCTCCAGCCATTAGCCCCGCAGCAGTCGTGGTCGCTACCGACGTAGAAGCCTTGGCGTTCCATGCCGTGCGCTCCGTCGCCGTGATGTGCTTGACTGTATCAGCGGTATGATCCTGCACAGCCTTGACGGCGGTGTCCAGAATATCCATATTGCCGTTCAGATCGGTGATATCTACAATGTCTGTGCCATCGGGCTTTTTCAGCCCCAGATTACCCGTTGTTTTCATCGCTCACACTCCTATTCATATACTCTTAGTTCGTTCCAGGTCTTGCCGTGCGCACCGTTCCAGGTAAGGGACTTCAAGGAGTCCCACCAGGTGTAACTGTACACGAAGCTATAGTCCAGATGGGCAGGCTTAATCTCTTCCATGATCTGAATCAGCCCTGCCATATTGGCCGGGATGCCCAGCGTGCCGACGAAGCGCACCTCGAAGCTGTACGCTCCGGGCACCTCGACTACCTCCACATCTCCCTCGGAAAAAGCAGACGCCGTCCGCCTAATCATCTCCGGCGTAGTTGTTCCACTGCCCCGCAGCTTGGCCTTGATCATCTCCCGCCGGGTGGCGTAGGACTTGTTCGGATCTGAGGCCAGTCCCAGCATCCGCTCCCAGCGGGACAGCCCCCAGGTAGCCGACTCCAGCGTCTTCTGATCGTCACTGTCGGCCATAGCGTAAGCCACTTCACCGCAGGCTCTACCTGCGCTGGCCTGCACAGCCTCCATCTCAGGCACGCCCTGATAATAATCGGGCAGGTACTTCATCAGATCGGGAGCGGTAATCTCCGGCCCTTCCCCTGGCACACCATCTGCCGAATACGCCACAAGGCCATATATACTGTCTCCATAAGCCATAGCTATACCCCCTTCAGCTGGTTCCAGGTCAGCGGACCCTTGGGCATATAATCATGGGTATGTGCAGCTGCCGGATAGACAGCAGGCTTGCCGTCCACCCCTGACCAGGGAACCGTATCCGCAGCCTGGGCATAATCGACCTTGCCGTTGTTATTCGTGTCGTAGATGCTTTTCAGCATATCGCCTGTGCTTTGGCCTGCCGCCAGCAGCATATTGCTGCTCCCGCTGCCGATGAACAGCTTGCCGCTATCCGTGCAATAGCCCAGCTCGCCTGCGGCCAGCGTACCCAGCGCACTCTCCAGGCCGCGGCGGATTTGAATCAATGTCTTCCGTGCCATGGTCACCGCCTCCTAGAATGTTCCGCCATCGATAATGCTTACCGTGAGCTGGTTGCCATTGGCCGAATCGTAGACGATACTCGTGCCGTCGATGTTGACCTCGATGCCAGTCGAGTTTACCAGAATTCCCTTACCCGGCTTGGCCGCAACACTGGTTGAGCCGACAATGATCCCGTTGCCTGCCCCGACGGTCAGCGTGACACTATCCGCCTGCCCGCCGCCGGTAAGACCATTCCCAGCCGTGATCGTCTGTAGCGCGCCGCCCGTCCGCACCCAGGCGCTCCCGTTCCAGCTGTAGATTTTCTGCTCATCGTCCACATAAGCCGTCCAGCCGACAGCCGGAACATAATAAGCCCAGCTACCTGCGGCATATTCCGCAATCTGACTGCTTTTACCCGCCCAGACGCCGGTTGCGCCGGAAGGAATGATATACCGGTCAGCTTCCACGGGACTTCCTGGCGGAGCCGTCAGGTGCTGATCCTTCACCGAAGCCTGAGGCTCGATATTATGCTTGGCCAGCTCGATTTCATTTTTGATTTTTTGCGCGGACCACAGATCTGTAATCGTCGAACCACCATCGTTAATGATTCTGTGCTTCGCGGCATCGTTAAGATGCGTTGCAATTTCTGCGGCGGTCTTCGTATTCGTGCCGTCCGACACTTTATTAGGGTGCCCTGCTGTAAGATCTGCCTTGAGCACCTTGGCATACGTGGAGCCGTCAGCGATATCGTCCACCGTTCCGCTCACATCTGTTAATTTCTGCGCGTTAACCCGGCGCCAGGCGGCCCCGTCATCGAAATACAAATACCCGTTGTTACTCCCGCTGCTCACATAGTATAGACGCCCCGCCGAGGCTGCCGCAGGACGCGAAGCTTCAGGACCGGACAAGGCCCGGCCCACCATGGAGTTGGAGCTACCGTCTCCGATATAGACCTCCTTCGTGTCTGTACAGAAGCCCATTTCTCCCGCCTTCAGCATCCCGTAAGTGGACAGCTCGGCCCGGGTACCACGTTTGACCTGAATGGTCTGTGCCATATTACACCTCTCTTCTAAAAGATCCGCCGTCAATCAGACCGGCCTGTTTATACCGCTCCAGTTCACGCTGCGTAGCCGTAAGCCCGCCCTGTAACTGGTTCACATCATCCGCTTCCACAGTGTCTCCCGGTGTCTCGTAAGTCACATAGACTTCGGGCACATCCGCATAGATGTTAATGAGCCGCCGCCAAGGAGCTTCGTCTGGGAAAGAGACCGAGTAATTCCGTACCTCTGTCCCGCTGAAGCGGGAGCCTGTGTACACCGCCAGCGTCTGATTGTTAATATTGTCGTGGGCCAGCAATCCGCTGAATACACCACTTGTAAGCCGAAGCTTCTCCTCTACAACATGACTGCCGCCGTTTGCCTTTTTGTTCAGCTTATCCTGAAAGACATCGATCTGCTCCGGATATCCCATGCCTACACCTCCAGTACGACATTGCCGAACAGCGGCACTTCTGTCTCCAGCAGAGGGATATTTGCCGTCCCGCCGTTCAGCTTAAGTAAGCTATAATCCACCACGCCCTCCGTATTCAGCAGCAATGCACCAATGACCGATTGACTGATATAGGTAGCGGCAAAAGCCTTCTCCTTACGATACTTCTCCAGGAGCGCCGTAAAAGCTTGAACAACCGGCTGCAGCGCATAGCCAGCAGCGAGCGTAACCTTAGCTGAGACACCAACCACCTTGCCTGTGGCCGATTGCACCGTCACCACCGCCCCCACCGGAGCCTGGCCCTCGCCAAGACCCGGCGCAGGATCAATGAACTGCTGCACCTGGGAGACCAGCAGCGGGGATGCGGGCTGATGCTCCGCGTTCACAATGACCACCTTGACCGTCTTCGGTCCGGCCCATAGCGGGAAGACCCGCGCTCCCCCTACGCCCTGAATCTGCTGTGCCCACTCCATATAATGATATTTATTACCGCTCGTTGCCGGCCGACGGGCCGAATCGAAGTACCGCTGCCGCAGCGCTTCATCCGTCTCCGCATCCGTGCCGGGAACCAGCAGGCCCGTAATCTCTCCCCGGGCCAGTCCCGGAATATAATCAATCGGCAGCAGCGCGCCAGAATACTGATTCCCCTCAGCCCCGGCAGTCTCACTCTCCAGGCGGTACGTCCCGGGAGCCAGCTTCTCTGCCGCACTATAATGAAGCAGTCCCAGGGAGAAGCGGCTGCCCAGCGGAATATCCATAGGCTGTTCGCCACTGGTATAGAACCTCGCACCAAGCTGCGCTTTGCCTGCGGGCTGACGCTTCAGTCCCGTCCACGCAATGGTTCGTTCCAGATATTCGCCGTCCGCCGTATCCGGGAAGAACAGATTATTGCTGACCTCAAGCTCAAGATACATCTGGGCCATTTCAGCCGCCGCCGGCGCAAGCGCATCATAGATAATACTTCCCTCGCGCTTGTCCAGCCCCTCTGGAACCCGATCCAGCATACGTTCCAACAGAGCCTCGTAAGTCTGATCCTCATACACTGGCCATCCCCTCCTTTCTAAGCTCCAAATCACCGTATACTGTGACAGCCGTACAGCTGAAGCTAACCGTATCTCCGTCAAAAAGTATCTCCACATCCTCAAGCGCCTGAATCCGCTCATCCTGGAGCAATGCATCGCTGATCAGGCGGCGCAGCTCCGGCCGGGCCAGCAGCCTATCCTGACCCAGCACCAGCTTCCACTCCGTTCCGTAGTCCGTACTATAGATCAGGTGCTCATAACGGCTGGTCTGCAGCACCTTGATTGCTGCCTGCTTCACCGCTTCCAGCCCGTCTACCCGTCCGCCGATCCGTCCGTGCTCCCAGTCCATCCGGTACGTCAGGCTTGGAGCATTCCCAGGAACGGTCACATTCCCTTCCAGAGCTCCCGTCACCGGACCGGATCTGCCTATCGCCGGAATCATAGGTCCACCAGCCGATCGAGGACAATATAGCTCTGTCCGCCTTGCATCCGCACGAGCAGCACGCGGTCTCCCGCTTCAAGTCCACGGCGCAGCAGAATCTCCCGGCCTTCGATCACAGCCTTGCTCTCCATCACGGATTCAACCACAACCAGTGCGGCTCCTGTCAGCAGCAGCCGCTGCTCCACCTGAACCTGCAGCGGCTGTGCCAGAACCACCGTCCCATAAGAAAAAGCCACCGGATTCGTATTCGATACGGCCCCGAGGCTTGCCTGTTTAATAATATCGAGCATGTTGTCTACACCACCTTAATGTCTAGGGACATCGTATGCTCCCCTCCGGAAATTTTATGGCTGCATTGATCCACCAGGAACAGCTGTGTCTGGAATTCATCCAGCAGCACATAAATGAAGTTCCCCGCCCTCACCCGTATATCACCAATAGCCTGCACGGAGAGACTTACCTTCTCACGGTTATGCTGCTTGAGCAGGTTGCCTGCCTTTTCCTGAATCTGCGCAGCATTCGCCTTATCATCTGCCTTCTGGTAGAGATGCAGAATACCCCAGCGCTTTACATTTTCTTTATCTGTGACCGGATAGAACTCGCGTTTGCCGGTCTTTTCGTTGTCCTGGTAGAGCAGAATCGTATTGTACGTATTATCGTCGATGCTTCTTTTCAGCGAATAATCATACAGGTAATGGCCTGCCCCCAGAATCACCTTCAGCAGCATGGACTGCGGACTGCGCAGCGTCAGCTTGCCGAAATCATCATAGAAGGCCATCAGCTGGCCCTTATACTGCAGCTCACTGCCGACCGCACCCATAATAATATCGAGCAGCTTCTTGCCGTCTTCGATCAGTGAGGGAATCTTGTACTCAGCCGGTTCCAGTAATCCAAGCCGCAAACCGCGGTCTTTGGCAATGGTGCTGATCACCTCAGCCGCAGTAACGTCCTGAAGCACATAACTGCCATTGCCCAGCAGATAGCGGATCTGATCGTACGCCGTCAGCTTGATCTCCTGATTCGCACCCGTGTCGATGCTGAAGACGAAGCCGTAGAATACATCAACCCCGTCTCTGCGGAACTGCACAATATCCCCGTTGCTGATCGCGAACTTTTTATGCTGATACATACCGCTGTCCACCAGCGTAAGCTCAAGCGTCGCAGGCTTGCCGGTCCGGGTGGTTTTCCACGTGATATCCGTAACGATTCCGGCAATATTCCAGATGGCGCCTTCCTTATTGATTACGATTAATTCCATCGCCATGGCCTCCTAAGACAGCTTGATTACTCGGCCAATTTTGAGCTTCTTTAGTTCGCTGTCCGAGATATTATTAAGCTTTTGCAGCGTTTTGGATTTACTGCCGTCACCGAGTTGCTTTTGGGCCACCGACCACAGCGTATCCCCGGCTTTGAGCGTATAGGTAGCGGGCGCTGCCTTCTCGCTTGACCGTTTCTGCTGCTTCTTCACTTCACCGGTGCTGCCCACCTTCACGGCTAACGCCTGATAGAACACATACTTTTTGAGTCCAAGTGTATATTCGATATCCCCCGAGGACCCCGCACTCAGCTTCCAGGAGAAGTTCTCAATACTGACCGCCATATTAATGCCAATATCCCCGGTAAAAGCCTGCTGCGCCTGCGCCCTGGCCTGCTTCAGCCAATCTGGGGTCTGCGTATTCTGCACATTTGCCGACTTCAGCCCTGAGAAAACAAACCGGACCGGCCTGCGGCTGAGCATCCATTTGCGGATCAGCTCAACATACTCATAAGGCTTCAGCAGCTTGCCGGCATTCTCACCGGAATACACCACGAACGGATAATACTGTGCCGGGAACATACTCTCAATCGTAATCTCCGTCAGCTTCGGATAAGCAATCGCATTGATTTCGCCAAAATCAACAATGGTATAGCTTTTGCCGTCGCCAATCTCCTTGATCTCCAACGTCTCAGGGTTCACCGGAAGCCGGATCACCTCTTCATAATTATTGAAGCTAAGATAGAATCCATACTCCTCCATGTTACGTGTACACCCCCTGCGCCGTAGAGACGAACTCCTCTTTCAGCTTTTGCCCGATCTTCGTGATAATGGAGTCAATATCGCCGGAATTATTAATATTCCCGGTTGTTACCTGCACCGTCGGCGTCAGCTCGACAAAATTCTGAATCGACTGAATCTCCGCCAGCTCCCGCAGCATATCCAGATCATCGCTGGAGATATCGACCTTTTCATTGATCTTGCCTACCTCGCCTACCTTGTTGACGTTGTTCAGACTGCCGTTTTGACTGCCCAGAACTCCAGTAGAACCTCCCGGAATATTCTTAGGAGACTTAGGGGTAATAAACTCCTTGGCCGTATCCGCCATTTGTTGTCCCTTGTCCATGAATTTGTTCATACCATTCATTCCTGTTTGATTCCCCTTGCCAAAAGCCGCTTTTGTGTCCTTATAATCTCTCTGCTTGGACAATTCAAAGACAACTTTGTCTGCCGGTTTATACACCTCAAGTCCTTGGCGGTATTTAGCAATAATATCACTGGCACCATGAGGAGTCTCGGGTTCTTCTATATCAACTTTGACCTTGCTGATTCCTAATGTGTCGAAGAATGGAATATTGCTCAGCATATCAACCAGCGAGTTGAATTTGTCGATCACCCACTGGATTGCCCTTGCCATTACCTTCATGAATCCTCCAGCGAATCCTTCTGCGCCTACAGCAATACTATACATAACATCCAGCGCACCAGCGGCAAGACCATAAAAGAATCCCTGCACTTTATTGACAGCCCAATTAAATATATAAACTAACCCATCGCCAGCCAAAGTGAAAAAATTCTGGATACCAATGGCTATATTCTGTACAACTGCAGCCAGATAGTAGAACGATCCTACGATAAATCCAACCACCTCACCCGCCGAGACGCCAAGATGCTGCAGAATCATCAATAAGACTGCTATTACGGCAATGACGATTAAGATCGGCCAGTTCGCCACCAGCCAGGCGGCAGCAAGCATATAGACTTGAACAATCATGGCTGCCAGGAAGACAACGGCTATCGCTTCAAGGATAGGCTTAATAAATGACCAGTTATCCTGAACCACCTGAGCCAGCCATAATAGCCCGTCAACCACCATTGAGATCACATTCGCTATGAAAAGAAACCCGTTAGCCATCGCATCAATAAGCGGCGCCAGCTGTCCCGAAGTTAATGCCGTATTAATGGTGTCCATCACCGGCCGCAGAGCACCTAGCGCTTTGGCGCCAATCTGGCCAAGTACAAGATCAATATTCTTGTTCATCTGGTTCCATTTTTCAATATCCTCAGGCTGTGCGGCCTCCTT
This genomic interval from Paenibacillus sp. FSL H8-0332 contains the following:
- a CDS encoding putative phage tail protein, which codes for MAYGDSIYGLVAYSADGVPGEGPEITAPDLMKYLPDYYQGVPEMEAVQASAGRACGEVAYAMADSDDQKTLESATWGLSRWERMLGLASDPNKSYATRREMIKAKLRGSGTTTPEMIRRTASAFSEGDVEVVEVPGAYSFEVRFVGTLGIPANMAGLIQIMEEIKPAHLDYSFVYSYTWWDSLKSLTWNGAHGKTWNELRVYE
- a CDS encoding phage tail protein translates to MARKTLIQIRRGLESALGTLAAGELGYCTDSGKLFIGSGSSNMLLAAGQSTGDMLKSIYDTNNNGKVDYAQAADTVPWSGVDGKPAVYPAAAHTHDYMPKGPLTWNQLKGV
- a CDS encoding DUF2793 domain-containing protein; the protein is MAQTIQVKRGTRAELSTYGMLKAGEMGFCTDTKEVYIGDGSSNSMVGRALSGPEASRPAAASAGRLYYVSSGSNNGYLYFDDGAAWRRVNAQKLTDVSGTVDDIADGSTYAKVLKADLTAGHPNKVSDGTNTKTAAEIATHLNDAAKHRIINDGGSTITDLWSAQKIKNEIELAKHNIEPQASVKDQHLTAPPGSPVEADRYIIPSGATGVWAGKSSQIAEYAAGSWAYYVPAVGWTAYVDDEQKIYSWNGSAWVRTGGALQTITAGNGLTGGGQADSVTLTVGAGNGIIVGSTSVAAKPGKGILVNSTGIEVNIDGTSIVYDSANGNQLTVSIIDGGTF
- a CDS encoding baseplate J/gp47 family protein, with amino-acid sequence MYEDQTYEALLERMLDRVPEGLDKREGSIIYDALAPAAAEMAQMYLELEVSNNLFFPDTADGEYLERTIAWTGLKRQPAGKAQLGARFYTSGEQPMDIPLGSRFSLGLLHYSAAEKLAPGTYRLESETAGAEGNQYSGALLPIDYIPGLARGEITGLLVPGTDAETDEALRQRYFDSARRPATSGNKYHYMEWAQQIQGVGGARVFPLWAGPKTVKVVIVNAEHQPASPLLVSQVQQFIDPAPGLGEGQAPVGAVVTVQSATGKVVGVSAKVTLAAGYALQPVVQAFTALLEKYRKEKAFAATYISQSVIGALLLNTEGVVDYSLLKLNGGTANIPLLETEVPLFGNVVLEV
- a CDS encoding DUF2634 domain-containing protein encodes the protein MIPAIGRSGPVTGALEGNVTVPGNAPSLTYRMDWEHGRIGGRVDGLEAVKQAAIKVLQTSRYEHLIYSTDYGTEWKLVLGQDRLLARPELRRLISDALLQDERIQALEDVEILFDGDTVSFSCTAVTVYGDLELRKEGMASV
- a CDS encoding DUF2577 domain-containing protein translates to MLDIIKQASLGAVSNTNPVAFSYGTVVLAQPLQVQVEQRLLLTGAALVVVESVMESKAVIEGREILLRRGLEAGDRVLLVRMQGGQSYIVLDRLVDL
- a CDS encoding LysM domain-containing protein, which translates into the protein MEEYGFYLSFNNYEEVIRLPVNPETLEIKEIGDGKSYTIVDFGEINAIAYPKLTEITIESMFPAQYYPFVVYSGENAGKLLKPYEYVELIRKWMLSRRPVRFVFSGLKSANVQNTQTPDWLKQARAQAQQAFTGDIGINMAVSIENFSWKLSAGSSGDIEYTLGLKKYVFYQALAVKVGSTGEVKKQQKRSSEKAAPATYTLKAGDTLWSVAQKQLGDGSKSKTLQKLNNISDSELKKLKIGRVIKLS